A DNA window from Hemibagrus wyckioides isolate EC202008001 linkage group LG11, SWU_Hwy_1.0, whole genome shotgun sequence contains the following coding sequences:
- the atf4a gene encoding cyclic AMP-dependent transcription factor ATF-4 yields the protein MTLSSQICVEEMGTLFLGSSTLMADPFGPLLDEDEERALSEGSSSPLSFSSYSDSYSSSPFSSPSAPDPLGCKGGCDVPLPWMSASEQIDAHIEADQKEGDAFSGMDWMTEKIDLSDFDLDSLIGSCDLDEPPSSPEELLASLESQMDLDLAPLPFPSASTPVPEELNLPPFPLDLPVEPEIQDEPVSVVEIKSEPVSPAPAPSSPAPPSPAFTLELGSEVDISISELEKTTPKASSDSQTPSIVLSLSPAHIVVVLTTKEEPSISSSSSDQSDSGIESVSGSPPRVQSPVPSPKFAGASRTKPYSKPDPDAVVNVAGKVKAVSGTSKTADKKLKKMEQNKTAATRYRQKKRVEQESLNTECSELEKKNRELAEKADSISREIQYLKDLIEEVRSAKNRKNKPKTNSS from the exons ATGACTCTGAGCTCTCAGATTTGCGTGGAAGAAATGGGGACCCTGTTCTTGGGGTCCTCGACTCTGATGGCTGACCCCTTTGGGCCCCTTCTGGAcgaagatgaagagagagctcTATCCGAGGGGTCTTCATCgcccctctccttctcttcatACTCTGATTCTTACTCCTCCTCCCCGTTTTCTTCCCCCTCAGCCCCCGATCCTCTAGGATGTAAAGGCGGGTGTGATGTGCCGCTCCCCTGGATGTCTGCCAGTGAGCAGATTGATGCTCACATTGAGGCAGATCAGAAAGAAG GGGATGCGTTTTCAGGCATGGACTGGATGACGGAGAAGATCGACCTCAGTGATTTTGATCTGGACTCGCTCATTGGGTCCTGTGATTTGGATGAGCCTCCCAGCTCTCCAGAGGAGCTTCTGGCATCCCTGGAGTCCCAAATGGATCTGGACCTGGCTCCACTCCCATTCCCATCAGCATCTACTCCTGTTCCGGAAGAGCTCAACCTGCCGCCTTTCCCTCTAGATTTACCAGTTGAGCCTGAGATCCAAGATGAGCCTGTTTCTGTTGTTGAGATCAAATCTGAGCCAGTCTCTCCGGCTCCTGCGCCTTCATCTCCTGCTCCTCCATCTCCTGCGTTTACACTAGAGTTGGGCAGTGAAGTGGATATCTCCATCTCGGAGCTGGAGAAAACAACACCCAAGGCCAGTTCTGACAGCCAGACCCCCAGTATCGTGCTCTCCCTTTCCCCTGCCCACATAGTGGTGGTTCTCACAACCAAAGAAGAGCCAAGCATTTCCAGCTCTTCCTCAGACCAATCTGACAGTGGCATCGAATCTGTGTCCGGTTCTCCTCCTCGTGTACAGAGTCCTGTTCCATCTCCCAAATTTGCTGGTGCCTCCAGAACCAAGCCCTACTCTAAACCTGACCCCGACGCGGTTGTAAATGTTGCTGGTAAAGTAAAGGCTGTATCGGGAACAAGCAAAACAGCAGACAAGAAATTGAAGAAAATGGAGCAGAATAAGACGGCAGCTACCCGCTACAGGCAGAAGAAACGGGTGGAGCAGGAGAGCTTGAATACAGAGTGTTCTGAGctagagaagaaaaacagagagctgGCAGAGAAGGCAGACTCGATCAGCCGGGAGATCCAGTACCTAAAGGATCTCATTGAGGAAGTCCGGTCAGCAAAGAACCGAAAAAACAAGCCCAAGACCAACTCCTCCTAA
- the LOC131361163 gene encoding uncharacterized protein LOC131361163: MKSLVLKSSAIWCLMISSVFRRASSSMSCRENHVIWKSGPVEAYLHPSPWTPGATVVTHNPPKTPNSLFHLSESSFLSLLLGARAVGDLLCKRLSVQRCALVHKPDCEDGTTANLLLLPLHGLEDTWRPHLAPEEDFQPQDPGYITSKSGPRWTDLNLEAVKDRIRAKSPSPDAPLNYTFLGEASHQGLFSRIVRGEEKQWRVWEDDGHIAFLTPFPNTPGLTVVIPRKPLTSDILRLGNGDYKELVLATRKVARLLEEALGAWGVGVIFEGFEIDYAHAKLIPLVSSPGNVTQSAVCSVPEFYDLYPGFVSSANGPPATSEQLRQIREKITKASKD, encoded by the exons ATGAAGTCTTTGGTCCTAAAAAGTTCAGCGATCTGGTGTCTCATGATCAGTAGTGTTTTCCGGAG AGCATCCTCCAGCATGTCCTGCCGAGAGAATCATGTGATTTGGAAATCAGGGCCCGTGGAGGCGTATTTGCATCCTTCTCCATGGACTCCAGGGGCCACTGTCGTGACCCACAATCCCCCTAAAACCCCAAACAGCCTTTTCCATTTATCCGAATCCTCCTTCCTTAGCCTTCTCCTGGGAGCACGAGCAGTCGGAGATCTCCTCTGCAAGCGCCTCAGTGTCCAGCGCTGCGCTCTGGTCCACAAGCCCGACTGTGAAGACGGCACGACTGCAAACCTGCTTCTGCTTCCTCTTCATGGCTTGGAGGACACGTGGAGGCCGCATCTCGCTCCTGAGGAAGACTTTCAGCCTCAAGATCCCGGCTACATAACTTCCAAAAGCGGCCCACGCTGGACCGATCTTAACCTGGAAGCCGTTAAGGATAGAATTCGAGCAAAATCGCCTTCCCCGGATGCTCCTCTTAACTACACGTTCCTTGGAGAAGCGTCACACCAGGGATTGTTTTCTCGTATCGTTCGAGGAGAGGAGAAGCAGTGGAGGGTCTGGGAGGATGACGGCCACATTGCCTTTCTCACACCGTTCCCCAACACTCCAGGGCTGACGGTGGTGATTCCACGCAAACCGCTCACCAGCGACATCCTCCGTCTAGGGAACGGGGATTACAAAGAGCTTGTGCTGGCAACCCGGAAGGTGGCGAGGCTGTTAGAAGAAGCTCTGGGAGCATGGGGAGTGGGGGTCATATTTGAGGGGTTTGAGATTGACTACGCTCACGCTAAACTGATTCCTCTGGTTTCATCACCAGGCAACGTGACGCAAAGCGCAGTGTGTTCAGTACCAGAGTTTTATGACTTGTACCCTGGGTTTGTGAGCTCAGCTAACGGACCTCCAGCTACTTCTGAACAGTTAAGACAGATCCGTGAAAAAATCACTAAAGCATCAAAGGACTGA
- the LOC131361978 gene encoding P2Y purinoceptor 1-like encodes MDSDLINSETSNFSLPQNVTVLGWRPPLWYHYEECAVAPYAFIFYFIVKVFNLALGFPANTLVMWHIATSKSESSTSDVFIFNLAALDTFFCLMTPIELTNRLYLDYWGIWHLQHFAYGVKDTTPLFLTCICLDRYLAVVHPIVFTNIRDNRMRIGISALVWAMILAYAITESILGVLSVTKVFSSLILSSFFIMVFCNISIIWVLRKSVAGKEVMNPVKKKAFKMVVILLAIIVVNYLPPVALMPFASTYTFVQMHCQISVSVFSIMDLSSTIDPILYISKTDRMSCSCLKRTANKPVNINV; translated from the exons ATGGATAGTG ATCTCATTAACAGCGAAACAAGTAACTTTTCACTACCCCAAAACGTTACAGTTCTGGGTTGGCGGCCACCGCTTTGGTACCATTATGAAGAGTGTGCGGTGGCTCCATATGCCTTCATCTTTTACTTCATTGTCAAAGTTTTTAACCTGGCCTTGGGCTTCCCCGCCAACACGCTGGTAATGTGGCATATAGCAACGAGCAAAAGTGAAAGCTCCACATCCgatgtgtttatcttcaacctaGCCGCACTGGATACCTTCTTCTGCCTGATGACGCCTATAGAACTGACAAACCGCCTGTATTTGGACTACTGGGGTATCTGGCACTTACAGCATTTTGCCTACGGAGTGAAAGATACCACGCCGCTATTCCTTACCTGCATCTGCTTGGACAGATATTTGGCTGTCGTACACCCTATTGTGTTCACGAACATCCGTGATAACCGCATGCGCATAGGCATCTCAGCCTTGGTATGGGCGATGATCTTGGCTTATGCTATCACCGAGAGCATTCTAGGAGTATTGAGTGTGACCAAGGTGTTCAGCAGCCTCATTCTGTCTTCCTTCTTCATCATGGTCTTCTGCAACATATCGATCATCTGGGTGTTGCGCAAGAGTGTCGCTGGCAAAGAGGTCATGAATCCTGTGAAGAAGAAAGCCTTTAAAATGGTGGTCATCCTGCTGGCCATCATCGTGGTCAACTATTTGCCACCCGTGGCGCTCATGCCGTTTGCCTCAACCTATACGTTCGTCCAGATGCACTGCCAAATCAGCGTCTCGGTCTTCTCCATCATGGACTTGAGCAGCACCATTGATCCGATACTTTACATCTCCAAGACGGACAGAATGAGCTGCTCCTGTCTGAAGAGGACCGCAAACAAACCGGTCAACATCAATGTGTAA
- the LOC131361927 gene encoding apolipoprotein L3-like, giving the protein MAGKPPVPAPRAKGKNLAKPGDICSDVFSDDVPMNQDKKPPPVPPKVHKVIRSGGQALPGMVRFSSVPESDGKIGGQDFTVQENNGEDGIKSLTLQCPSQTSDESSDQGTCAKSKVLLNQQTWHVDSHLLYQRSNSLPAQSSAQSQQDAEDNEDFMGWWNSEEPWKEYPDTKENNVIAFTQKAKNLKNAVKVYDYLLTEHGANLQGHILHLDEVATSIDKVHKGVKIAGITGGAAGAVGVAAAVGGIILAPLTAGASLAVTAVGVGVAAAGGVTGASAAITNKVHTNMDRKKVETILQEHCTHIEEIEKCVKVIGTNIEGLKKYNLSTLKGVDWTAVKMARMAHKLGDSVGAIGAVSKSSGMIQGFSLGMDMYFNKEDSKQLKKGSETKFAKQIRKISKNMQTSLDELMAFKTAMDSEST; this is encoded by the exons ATGGCAGGAAAG CCTCCTGTTCCTGCACCTAGAGCAAAGGGAAAAAACCTGGCAAAGCCAGGGGACATATGTTCCGATGTATTCTCAGATGATGTG CCCATGAACCAGGATAAGAAGCCACCACCAGTTCCGCCGAAAGTCCACAAAGTTATCAGATCAGGTGGGCAAGCTCTACCTGGCATGGTGCGTTTCAGCTCTGTGCCTGAATCTGATGGAAAGATTGGAGGACAGGACTTCACTGTGCAG GAGAATAATGGAGAGGATGGCATCAAATCCCTGACACTGCAGTGTCCAAGTCAAACTTCTGATGAATCCAGTGATCAGGGGACGTGTGCTAAAAGTAAA GTGTTGTTGAATCAGCAGACTTGGCATGTGGATTCTCATCTGTTATATCAGAGAAGTAATTCACTTCCGGCGCAGAGCTCAGCTCAGAGTCAGCAGGATGCAGAG GACAATGAAGATTTCATGGGGTGGTGGAACTCAGAGGAAC CCTGGAAGGAATATCCTGACACAAAGgaaaataatgtaat AGCATTCACACAAAAAGCCAAAAATCTAAAAAACGCTGTCAAGGTATATGATTATCTCCTTACTGAGCATGGAGCGAATCTGCAGGGTCACATTTTACATCTAGATGAAGTGGCCACCAGCATTGACAAGGTCCATAAGGGAGTGAAGATAGCAGGTATTACTGGAGGAGCTGCAGGGGCAGTAGGGGTTGCAGCTGCTGTTGGAGGTATCATTCTTGCCCCACTGACTGCGGGGGCTTCATTAGCAGTGACTGCAGTTGGAGTTGGAGTTGCAGCTGCGGGAGGAGTCACTGGAGCCTCAGCTGCCATCACCAACAAAGTCCACACCAATATGGACAGGAAGAAGGTGGAAACAATCCTgcaagaacactgtacacatataGAGGAAATCGAGAAATGTGTCAAAGTTATTGGCACAAATATCGAGGGTCTGAAGAAATACAACCTGTCCACATTAAAGGGGGTGGATTGGACAGCAGTGAAGATGGCTAGAATGGCACATAAGTTAGGAGACAGTGTGGGAGCGATTGGTGCAGTCAGCAAGTCCTCAGGGATGATCCAAGGCTTTTCATTGGGCATGGACATGTACTTCAACAAAGAAGACTCCAAACAATTGAAGAAAGGCTCAGAAACCAAATTCGCCAAGCAAATCCGCAAGATCTCAAAGAACATGCAGACCAGCCTTGATGAGCTGATGGCATTTAAAACAGCGATGGATTCTGAAAGCACGTAG